Proteins found in one Salvia splendens isolate huo1 chromosome 10, SspV2, whole genome shotgun sequence genomic segment:
- the LOC121750185 gene encoding transcription factor MAMYB, whose protein sequence is MEFLDEYESKPRFMFQSKHLPDESLHNSSSSFSLSSLHKPTLFISLSLSLLLFSLALIHFNFEPLKSLFLWLSLSLLIGPFAPPSLTAGDIRVGVGPPLEEIPAAPIEFTEKPSRKSAKSARKASEETEGNLGNSNAIDLSRSDLPKQRSGRSSIEAVVEAKAEEWGEGDDEMLKKLMGKHPVGKPGRWEAIAEGFKGRHKVETVIAKAKHIGEKKGSDQDSYAKFLKDREKRHVEEEDAMKESGWSATEDLALLNALKAFPKEVAMRWEKVAASVPGKTKAACVARMAELKKDFRTSKASAQPSS, encoded by the coding sequence ATGGAGTTCTTAGATGAATATGAGAGCAAGCCTAGGTTCATGTTCCAATCCAAGCATCTCCCCGATGAATCTCTTCAcaattcctcctcctccttctctctctcttctctccacAAGCCCACCCTCTTCATTTCCCTTTCCCTCTCTCTGCTCCTCTTCTCCCTCGCCCTAATTCACTTCAATTTCGAACCCCTCAAATCCCTCTTCCTATGGCTCTCCCTATCCCTTCTAATCGGCCCCTTCGCGCCCCCCTCTCTCACCGCCGGCGACATCCGCGTCGGCGTCGGCCCGCCGCTGGAGGAAATCCCCGCCGCTCCGATTGAATTCACCGAAAAACCTAGCAGAAAATCGGCAAAATCAGCCAGGAAAGCATCTGAAGAAACCGAGGGGAATTTGGGGAATTCGAACGCGATCGATTTATCTCGTTCCGATCTGCCCAAGCAGCGATCCGGCAGATCGTCAATTGAGGCGGTGGTTGAGGCCAAGGCGGAGGAGTGGGGCGAGGGCGACGACGAGATGCTGAAGAAGCTGATGGGGAAGCACCCGGTGGGGAAGCCGGGGCGGTGGGAGGCCATAGCGGAGGGTTTCAAGGGGAGGCACAAGGTGGAGACTGTGATCGCGAAAGCCAAGCACATTGGAGAGAAGAAGGGCAGCGATCAGGATTCTTACGCCAAGTTTCTCAAGGATCGGGAGAAGAGGCATGTTGAGGAGGAGGATGCGATGAAGGAGAGCGGATGGAGTGCCACGGAGGATCTAGCATTGCTCAATGCATTGAAGGCGTTTCCTAAGGAGGTGGCGATGCGGTGGGAGAAAGTTGCGGCTTCTGTTCCGGGGAAAACCAAGGCTGCATGTGTTGCCAGAATGGCCGAGCTCAAGAAGGATTTTCGGACTTCTAAGGCTTCTGCCCAACCTTCTTCTTAG